The genomic stretch ATTGCACAGATTAAACAAGgaaacatttcatattttagCTTTACAAAGCAtcttattgattttaaaagatcCATACTGTTGACATAGTTCATGATGAAACATATTGTattaaaaagactaaaatatttattttacatatctaCAACATGTATTCTCATATTTCTAGATCAACCACAAATCATACAGGAAAATATTTAGGTACATGAAAAAGCttcataacataaaaaaaattaacattttttaaaaaatcacatgtgaatgctcattaaataataacattgACAAATAAATAATCAGCTTTACTTATTAGCTGCTGCCATGCATTTCTGGCATTCCATTCCAAGCGAGGGTCAGCATGCAGGGTATAATTTCATACTATGAGACTGTAAAAAGCTACAGGGCTTACTTTTGAAGTGAAATGTCACAAGGTCTTTTATTGTTTCAAAGGAAGATCACTCATAGCTGCTAACCTGTTCCCATGAAGATGACCAACAAAGCATCTTTCTGAAGTGTTATTGGAAAGATTCAttgcaacaattttttttttaacttttcagttttgaaagggttttgtttggggggtggggggttggggaatGAAGGGTAACTGAGAAgcccttttctgttttaaaaagtaatgattCAGTATATAGTGCGTATATAGTATCCCCAGTCTTTCAAGAACCACAGAGAATTAAAACTACAGGATGCATggaatttaaatgcaaattgctTTCATGGATTTGCATACATCTTGAAAAACTTGAAAAGTTATTCCTAAAGTAGGTCCTGATACTTAGGACAGCTTGCTGGGTTTGATCAAAGCAGAAAGCATATATTTTCAAGTAAGAAAATAGCAATGGCAGGCTTGAGTCTTCCAAGCAATCAAATCTGTAAAGCAGATGGTTACTAGTCAGTCCAGTTTTGAGAGTCTGAGTTCTAACTCATGCTGTGCTTGCTGGATTTGCTGGCTCTTTTCCGCTCTCTGTGATGCTGGGCTGGCTTGGCAGGCGACATGCTCTCAAAGTTATGACTGGACTCATTGTGCTGCCGAGTGTACCTCTTGCACTTGCAGGCCGTGACCACCGTGATTTTGTAGGTACGCGTGCTGCCATCTTGGCACTGCAGCTGGATTCTCTGGGTACGCGTTTTGTCATTGACACACCTCCACTCCTGGGAGCTCCTCCTGCTCCAGTACTTGGTTCCATAGCCTCCACCAATCCAGTTGGGGAGCACAGGCAGAGGCAAGCACTCACCAGCACAGACCAGCTCCTTCAGAGGGCTGATGCTGGTGCACTGGCCATCAGAGATATATTTGGTGGAACGCAGTTCCCGGCAACCCACTTGAACCCGAGctgcaggaaacagaaaagaaagcatgaatgggcattattttttaaatctgcaatgacaaaaataatgtgCTAATACTAGCAAGTTGTCGAATAGAAAGAGGTAGTAGAGACACGTCAACGAAAATTTGCAGTTTGCATGACTATAATTAACCATAGAATAAAGTAAACTagcgttgattttttttttttcaggtgtaagATTAGCTAATTGCTTAATGGAGTATttgaaaatctcattttcttagtCTCACTCCCCAGTAAAGGTTAAGCAGCTCTTACATTTATgtgtaaatattcatttttcaatgagctaaatgagaatatttttatgttctttttcttacagGTCATATTTGTTAATGTCTGCAAGTGCTTCTAATTGAGAAAATGTGGAAAGTGTTTAAATATTGTACATAATGCATATGCTGtctgtaatattttgtttcaattatAACATTTAGCTGCAAGGAATCATGCATACCTATGTGTACAAAATCTGACATTTTGCATATCAAACTTAATAactacattttaaacataaattcccaagctgtcttttaaaaacacaaagattaaaatgtttgaaatgcaaaatgtcactacaattcaaaatttaaagaatataaaagcCCCTAAATCAGGAACGTATGGTTGCCATAACAACTTGGCTACATTTCCATGAATTTTATGGCAGAAAAATGCCTAACATGTCTGATTTACAACTGCAAAAGGAACCACGGTGTTCATTTCCTGAATATTGGTCATGGCAAGCGTTTTGTTTAGTTATTTGAATTTGATAAGTATGTTTTCTAATTGGCTGTTTTTTGTTACATGCCTTATgcaattaaagcaaaaattagtCTTGAAATATTTGAGGTTTTCTTTCTATTGCTTTGTTATCTAAACTTCAGAAGAATTGCCTGTAACAAGCTTGAAAAGAAAGCAAGGCTTGTCTCTTaaccagaggaaaaaatatatttaaaagtataactgctgaaatttaaaaaattaaaaattatcaggGACATTGAAGTAGTCTTATATAGAATAATGAAAgctaatttgaaataaatattgaattaggAGTTCAACatcttctctgtgccccagtACTTCTGAGGTGAGAGATGCAGGAATGTGATAGCTGTGAGAAAAatgtctatatatacacatatatctgtaTAGCTATAGAGCATGGGATTAAAATTAAGGGTAAACTAGCTGGCCAGTCAGAGTACTCTCCTGTCTGATTCTGATTCCAGCTCACCTTCCTGCAACTGTCTTAGGAATGCACCTGGAAACCGCCAGAGACAATTTTGACTTGTCTAGCTTTTTGTTCCTGTGTAGATAGAGATTCGGCATTTTTGCAGTGACAGTTCACTGACAATGGATACCCACCACATTCCTCAATAATCTAATAATAATCAGATATTTCCTGTGTAAAAGCAAACATCTTCATGAAAGTTGAAGCACCttgttttttttagaaagacattttcttgtttccctgaaaataagaccaggtcttatactaagttttgctccaaaagacgcattagggcttatgttcaggggatgtcatcctgaaaaatcatgctagggcttattttccggttgggtcttattttcagggaaccacaGTAGCAGTCAGACTTGTATGCACTTTGACTTTTCAAAGGTCAAAAATACTTTTCGCAGCTGAATAGATTTGAGAAGAAGGAGCAAAAGATTTGTGTAAGATTTCCCGTGCactgtttctctgtgtctctctcaaAACCTGATTATTTGCATGTGAACTCTTCTAAAGAAAGGAGTAAAgcaaaagttagaaaaagaaatttgaatcCCTCTAACTTGTGGTCAATTGGTGTGTTGATTAAGCAaatagaaaagggggaaaaaatgctgcctgtataatatattattatactgtcattattttaaatctcCAAAGTTATGAGTTTCCCCAGTCGTtcacaaaaatatacaattacCTAAATTTTGATCTGGTTAATAAGGAATTCTCATAGGAAAATATGATTCTCCAACATGtttaattttgtcctttttttacaTTGATCATCATCAAAATTTACAACTATTTCACTATACATATTTGAGAAATTCATGGTAATTTTTTATCCCCAGAAagcttcttcttttcccttgtgaTATCCTATATAGTCTTTAGTTAGTTACCTTTATGCAGTTTACCAGAATTGCACATGTcctgaaataaacagaaaacaacctGAATTTAAATGATCTAGAACAACACTTTTTAAGAATTCTCATTGTGTATGATTTAAAGAAGCAATCCTTTAATTCCTGGAAAAATTTTCCTCTTTGGAAGTTTGATAAAACTTAAGTCTGTGCTTGTATTAGCAAATCACTGTTTTAGCTATGTTAACTTTATAGGGAAGAATGCCAGTCTACACATGCAACAAATTACTCTCCCATTATTTagcaaaaaaatatatggttCAGGTTAGTTAGGAATGAAATAATTATACAGGAATGTGAGCTAATgctaccaaaaaagaaaagacaaaacccATACAAGTAAAACACACTTACTGTTCCGATCCAGTCCAGTGTTACTGAAATGCCTGCCTCCATTTCTGGCTTGATTCATCGTGCTGttgctgctgggctgggctggaacAGGTTTAACCACATGTGAATACAGGATTTCTGTGgcatcatttttaaaagccacaCAGCTTTTCATTAGGATGCAGGCAAGGGGAATGAGATAGAAATGAATGGCAGGAGGAAGCATGGTGAGTAGAGGATTTGCTTGGCTGGAGAGCTGGTTAAttcctttccctctgcttctgcccTGTAACTGTGAAATTCCTGCTCAAGGTCCCCTTTATATATCCCTGAGGTTTGGCGTTCATTCAGGTGTAAAGTTGTGTAGAGCTTCAGAGTGAAAACACAGAGAAGGGGTGGGATCCCTACATGACCCTGCAAAAGAATTTTACCAATGAAAGAGAAGACTACAGAAAAGGAGGAGCTTGGTATACAAATTGCCTGAAATTTCAGAGTTGGACTTCATCCGTTGGCTGTGAGCTGAAGCAGCCAGACACATTCTATAGCAAgtacagtctctctctctctctctctctctctctctctctctctctctctctctctctctctctctctctctctctctctcatttcctttcctgAATCTAGTTCACATTCggatttaatttcaataaaaatacacTGCTGTTCATTTGAAGAGATTTACATTTCCACAGTTGTTCTGTACTCCCCTCAGATTTTAGAGTATTCGGGGCAGAGAGGAGGTTCGTCCCAGATAATAGGAGGAATTCATGTGAGTTTAAAATACTGTTAAGACTTGAATGAAGCACGTAGTTTAGTTACACAGATTTTATTTCTCAAGAAGCaaactaatatatatttgtttcttaaagtGTAAGGCACTGAGCTAGAATCTGCCTCCTGGACATACTTAAATAATGCAGCTTTGATCTGTATCAACTGCTGTACTGCTAGGTAAATTATTGCCAGGGGTTCTGTGCAAAGAATAATGAGCTCTGTCTGCATCCAAGTAACTAATAtcaattttcatcttaaaaatgtgTCGCAAGCATTCACATTCATGGCATCGTTTTACATGAAAGAAAGCCATTTCCGACAGATTATTGTTTcgcaatttcaaaataatttttgctaGTGTTCTACCTGTATTTACTAAACATTTCCTTTGACTCTGCTGCCCATGTAAGAAACACTGTACTTTTGTGAACGTCTTTTTCCACACCTGGAACAGATGTTCCATTAATTAATTCTAGGCCACTCATCTCCAtccttaaaaaaatcatgaacttCCATCTGCTATGAGACACTCTGATCGGAATAATTATATATTCTGAATCATCTTTCCAATTTTAAATCCATATTGTCCTTTGTGTGGCTACTAAAATGACCTTATAGCATGGAtactttatatcttctttaaacTTTTGTCCATTGTAACTACTATTTATATCTATGTATCCATCTGTCCTTCGTCTATCTATGTTTCTCCACAGCGGCACTATTGATGTTTTAGAGTAGGTAATTCTTTGTTATGCTGCACTGTTCTGTGTGTTTTACAGCATACCTGGCTTCTACCCagcagatgccagtagcacctcctccccacccagttataatcaaaaatgtctcctgacATTGCTACATGTCTCTGTAGGctaaaatcacccccagttgagagCTACCaattatctatctgtctatctatttatctcactatgaaaagaaagtaaaattaagaacaaaagacTATTTCATGATACTAAGgaattattgttcttttatttaggagtAAAGTTGTGCTGcggttttatttaaaaacaatgactGCTTCTCATTTAGAAGTATATGCTGCAATACTCCTAAATGAAATGGTGTGATGTCTGgaataaacttcaaaaataacATGGGAGCGGGTGATTAGAGGTGAGAGTGGGGCAAGATGGGTTATGGGTCAATGGTTGTTGGGGATGGATGATGGATGTTCTATTGTGTACTCccttgtgtgtgttttcaaaattctacataatcaaaaatttaaaactggaGTAAAAACTTTTAGTGTATACATACTGCTGAATAACAATCAGATCCCTGTCTGAAAGTTGTATGTAGACATTTATTCTAACATCATTCCTAGAAAATAATACATCTGTTAATTACTAGGTGCATATGGAAATTGTATGTCAGACATCCTTCTAAAGTACTTACTGTGAAGAATTTCTTATCCTGCTTATCAGGAAACTTGACATTAATTACATGGAGTATGTTAATATTAACCATTGACCAGTAGATCCAATGCCTAAAGGAAGTAAGTGGGTCAAAATAGCCTGAGCTCTtccccattactattttttttgtGCCAGGAGGAGGAGATAATTTAATTTGCAGCTTAATTATTAGGTTGGGCTAATCAGATCGACCAAAATAACTCATAATTGTTAAATCTACACTGCACCTAGTATTCTGTAGGCTCAGCCTTAGGCTATCACCTCAGGCAGAAgcaaaattaggaatgaagacAGTGGAATTGGAGTCAGTATATGTGGACAGAAATAATGCGGAATTCTTAGGCTCAATAAATCGGGCAGAACCGGATTAGGAAACTACTTtgataaaacagaaacaataatagTTTGATATTTAATAGTTATTCCAGTCAGTTTAAAACTACTTCATTAAGAACAATCACAAACTGTAATGCTCTGATAAGATTATGGGTATAGATGTTTGATATCATAATTGATTGAGGAACTATTCCCCTGAGCAAACTATGTTCTTTCTCATCTCCAGGCCTCTGTGTATATACATTTCTCCTTGTGACAGCCTTCTCTCACTCTTTCCTCATTCCCATTTTCACTGGTTGATACCTATTTTCCCTTCAGGTCTCATTTTGATGGCCCTAGGTCTAAGATAACTTCCCTTGCCCTCTACCTCCTCAGGTGTGAAGTCAGCACCCCATTCATACGTGCCAGAGTGACTAACCCAATGGCTTTGAAAGTCTTGTGACAgaagaactatttttattttatgaatattgttGATTAAGTGGATAAattcattatttaagaaatatacaaaagCTATCCTTTCATATATAAAAAGATCAGTTAATATTTATGGTAGGCAATCATGAAGATGGCCCCTAATAATCCTCTCCTCATGGGATTCACATCCTCAAAACAATCTCCCGTTGAGTGTAGGTT from Rhinolophus sinicus isolate RSC01 linkage group LG09, ASM3656204v1, whole genome shotgun sequence encodes the following:
- the SOSTDC1 gene encoding sclerostin domain-containing protein 1, with the protein product MLPPAIHFYLIPLACILMKSCVAFKNDATEILYSHVVKPVPAQPSSNSTMNQARNGGRHFSNTGLDRNTRVQVGCRELRSTKYISDGQCTSISPLKELVCAGECLPLPVLPNWIGGGYGTKYWSRRSSQEWRCVNDKTRTQRIQLQCQDGSTRTYKITVVTACKCKRYTRQHNESSHNFESMSPAKPAQHHRERKRASKSSKHSMS